CTGCGCGTGGCGGGCGAACAGCAGGACGCCGCTGGTGGCCTTGTCCAGGCGGTGCAGGGGGAAGACCCGCTCGCCGAGCTGCCGCTCGAGCAGGTCGACGGCGGTGTGCGTCTCGTGCGCGTCGAGGCTGCTGGGGTGGACCAGCAGGCCGGCGGGCTTGTCGATGGCGGCGAGGTCGGCGTCGAGGTGGATGAGGCGCAGCCCAGCCTCCCCTGCGGGCACTTTTCCCATCGGCAGTGACTCGGGCGGTGCCATGTGTTCTTCCGGTGCGTGGGGCGCCATGCTGCCAGAGGGGCGGGCATCGGCGCTGAGCCAGCCGGCCGGATCAGCCACGAAGCACCCCGTGCAGCGGCTGCGGTCCTACACCGCAAGCGCCGAAGCAGCGCGACCATCCGCCCATGGTCCCGTCCCCGCAACGTCGCCTGCTCCTGCTGTCCGCCGCCGTCGTGCTCGCGGCCTGCGCCGGCACGCCGCCGCCCGCGACCGTGCAGGTCTTCACCTGGCCGCTGCAACTGCCGGCCGGGTCCGGCTACCGCTACGAGCGCCTGCCCTCGCAGGCCGCGCAGCCGAGCCAGAACGAGCTGGAAGCCGCCGCCGATGCGCTGCTGGCGCGCGCCGGGCTGCGGCGCGACGACGTGTCGCCGCGGCTGGCCGTGCAGTTGACGGCCCGACGCGACCCGGGGAGCTACGGCTACGGCCCCTGGGACGCACCGTATGGCGGCGGGCCGACGGTGGGCGTCGGCGTCGCGGGCGGCAGCGGTGGCGTCGGCGGCATCGGCATCGGGCTCGGCTTTCCGATCGGCGGCAGCGGCGCGCGGCCCGCGCAGCGCCTGGACGTGCAGATCCGCGACCTGGCCAGCGGCCAAGTGGTGTTCCAGTCGCAAGCCAGCGGCAGCGCCGGCACCAGCCCGGTGGCGCTGCTGCGGGCGTCGCTGCGCGACTTCCCGAACGCGCGGCCGGGCACGCGGCAGGTGCCGCTGGACGATGCCGCCTCGCGCTGAGCACGGCAGCGGGCGCACGGCCGGCGCACACCCCCTTGCCGCAGCGATGCGGCCCGCTGCTACATTGCCGCGCATGTCCGACCTTCCCCCGCTGCCCCCCACTCGCACCGGCCGCTACCGGCACTACAAGGGCGGCGAGTACGAGGTGCTCGGCGCCGTGCGCCACAGCGAGACGCTGGAGCCATTGGTCCTGTACCGCGCGCTGTATGGCGAGCAGGGCCTGTGGGTGCGGCCGCACGCCATGTTCTTCGAAAGCATCGAGGTGGACGGCGCGCGCCGGCCGCGCTTCGAGCCGATCGCGACCGGGCCGTGATCGTCGACCTGATCGACGGCACCTACGAGCTGTTCCGGCACTTCTACGGCCTGCGCCGCTTCACCAAGGGCGCCGACCGGCCGTTCGGCGCGGTGGCCGGGGTGCTCAACGGCGTGCTGCAGCTGCTCGAGAACCGCGCCACCCACGTCGGGGTGGCGACCGACCACGTCATCGAGTCGTTCCGCAACCGGCTCTGGCCCGGCTACAAGACCGGCGAGGGCATCGAGCCGGCGCTGCTCGCGCAATTCCATTCGCTGGAAGAGGGCCTGGCGGCGATGGGCGTCGCGGTGTGGCCCATGGTCGAACTGGAAGCCGACGACGCGCTGGCCAGCGCCGCATCCATCGCCGCTGCCGACGAGCGGGTGCAGAAGGTGCTCGTCTGGACCCCGGACAAGGACCTGGCGCAGTGCGTGCGCGGCGACCGCGTGGTGCAGGTGGACCGCCGCGGCCCGCAGATCCGCGCCGCCGGCGACATCCGGGCCAAGTTCGGCGTCGAGCCGGCCCTGATCCCCGACTTCCTGGCGCTGGTGGGCGACGCCGCCGACGGCTATCCCGGCATCGCGGGCATCGGTGCGGTCGGCGCCGCGCGGCTGTTGAACCGGTACGGGCCGATCGAGGCGTTCCCGGCCGACGTGCTGGGCGAACAGGCCGAGGCCGCGAAGCTGTTCAAGCAGCTGGCCACGCTGAAGAGCGATGCGCGGCTGTTCGAGGACGTGGAGGCGCTGCGCTGGTCGGGACCGACGCAGGCGTTCGCGGCGTGGACGGAGCGCATCGGGCAGCCGAAGCTGCTGCAGCGCGCCCTCGAGGTCCAGCAGAAGGTGGCTGATCGGGCCTGAGGGGGCCTGGTGGTCCTCCGGGCCAGCCCGTCAACCGGTGTCGCGCACCACCCCTGGCGTTCGACGCGCCATGGCCAGCCAGTCCGGCGCAGGAAGCCCCCAGCGTGACGCGATCTCCGCGGCCCTTGCGGCGAGCACGTCGTCGGCCGGCACCTTGCCGCAGTGCGCGAGCACGACCACGTTGCCGGCCATCGTCGGCGGGAACTGCCAGACGGCCGAGGGTTGCAGGCCGCTGCGGAGGCGCGCCACGCTGCCCCGCACGTCCAGCGCGCCGCCGACCAGGTTGACGGCCACCGTGCCGCCCTCGCGCAGGCCGCCGCGGCAGTCGGCGTAGAACGCCTCGCTGTCCAGCGCCGGCCGGTCGACCGACGCGTCGTACGCGTCCACCTGCAGCACGTCGACGCTGTCGCTGCCGTGCAGCTCGCGGACGAAGTCGGCCGCATCGGCATGCACCACCCGCAGCCGCGGGCCGTCGGGCGGCAGCAGGAAGTGGGTGCGGCAGGCCTCGATCACGCCCGCGTCGATCTCCACCGCGGTCGCCCGCATGCCCAGCACGCGATGGGCGAACTTGGTGAGCGAGCCGGCGCCCAGGCCCAGCGTCACGAGGTGCTGGTCGGGCAGGGCCGCAGGGTCGTGGAACAGCAGCCAGCCGAACATGCGCACCGCGTACGCCATCACCAGCTCGTCCGGGGCGGCGATGCGCATCGCGCCCTGGCACCAGGGCGTGCCGAAGCGCATCAGCCGCAGGCCTTCCTGCTCGGTGATCTCGATGGCCATGCGGCCTCAGCCCGGCGCCCGGCGCAGCTGCGCCAGCGCGCAGGCCAGCCGCGCACCCACTTCGGCGTTGTGCTTGACCAGCGCGATGTTGGTCGCCAGGCTGCGCCCGCCGGTGAGCTGCTCCATGCGCGTCAGCAGGAAGGGCGTGAGCGCCTTGCCGGTGATGCCCTGCGCCTTCGCTTCGTCGATGGCCTGGCGGGTGTACGCGTCGACCTCCTCGCGCGGCAGGGCCGCCGCTTCGGGCACCGGCGTCGCCAGCACCACGCCGCCGGCCAGGCCCAGGTCCCACTTGGTGCGCAGGAAGCGCGCCTGCTGCACCGGGTCGTCGATCCGGTAGTCGGCGCGAAAGCCGCTGTCGCGCGTGTAGAAGGCGGCAAAGGCGTCCTGCTCGCAGCTGAGCACGGGCACGCCGTGCGTCTCCAGGTATTCCAGCGTGAGGCCGATGTCCAGGATCGACTTGGCGCCGGCGCACACCACCGCCACCGAGGTGCGGGCCAGCTCCTGCAGGTCGGCCGAGATGTCGAAGCTCTCGGCCGCGCCGCGGTGCACGCCGCCCATGCCGCCGGTGACGAACACCTCGATGCCGGCCAGCGCCGCGCAGCTCATGGTGCCCGCCACCGTGGTCGCGCCGAGGCCACCACTGGCCAGCACGGCCGGCAGGTCGCGCCGGCTGACCTTCTCGACCTCGCGCGAGCGGGCCAGCAGCTCCAGCTCGTCGTCCGACAGGCCGATGCGGATCCTGCCGCCCATCAGCGCGATGGTCGCCGGCTCCGCGCCGATCGACCGGATCAGCGCTTCGACCTCGCGCGCCGTCTGCACGTTGTGCGGGTAGGGCATGCCGTGGGCGATGATGGTCGACTCCAGCGCGACCACCGGGCGGCCGGCGGCCTGCGCCGCTTCGACGGATGCGCTGCGCTGCAGCCAGGGTCGGGCAAGGTCGTGCATGGGCCGTTCTCCAGTTCGGAACAGGGGAGTGTGCCGTGATCCGCAGCGGGCCGGCTCAGCCGGTTCTCCCGCGTTGACCGCGCCGGCCCGATGGCCGATAGTCGCAGCCACTCTCCCTCGCTGCCATGCCCATCAGCCCTTACGTGCGCGAAGCCGGCGCCGGCCCGACGGTGCTGTGCCTGCACGCCAATGCCAGCCACTCCGGCCAGTGGCGCCCGCTCATGGACCCGCTCTCCGGCCGCTTCCGCGTGCTTGCGGCAGATACCTACGGGGCCGGCAAGTCGCCGCCGACCCCGCCCGGGCGCCCCTTGCGGCTGGCCGACGAAGTCGAGCTGATCCACGCCCTGCTGGCCTCCGCGCCGGAAGGCGTGCACCTGGTCGGCCACTCGTATGGCGCGGCGATCGCGTTCAAGGCGGCGCTGATGCACCCGCCGCGCGTGCTCAGCCTGGCCGTGTACGAACCCACGCTGTTCGCGATGGTGGACCGCGACACGCCGCGACCCAACGGCACCGAAGGCATCCAGCAGGTGGTGCGCGAGGGCATCGCCGATCTGGAACGCGGCGACGCCGAAGCCGCGGCCCGCGCCTTCATCGACTTCTGGATGGGCGAGGGCAGCTACGAGCGCACCCCGCCCGAGCGGCGCCCGTCCATCGTCGACTCCTGCCGCAACCTGCCGCAGTGGTCGCATGCGCTGCTCACCGAACCGGCGACGCTGGACGAACTGCGGCAGGTGAGCGTGCCGGTGCTCTACATGGTGGGCGGCCGCTCGCCCGAGTCGTCGCGCTGCGTGGCCGAGCGGGTGATCCCGGTGCTCCCGAACGTGCGGTGGGTCGATTTCCCCGACCTGGGGCACATGGCGCCGGTGACGCATCCGGAGCCGGTGAACGCGGCGATCGCGGCCTTCCTCGACAAGGTTGCGGCGCCGACGGCGTAGCGCCACGCGCGACCGTGGGCGGCTCGTGCTCCGGATCCGCCGGCCCGAGCCGCTCGACCACAGCCGACACAATGGGGCCCTTCCGAGGGAACCTGCATGAGCCGACTGTTCGAACCGCTGCAACTGGGCGCGCTGCGCCTCGCCAACCGCATCGTCATCGCGCCGATGTGCCAGTACTCGGCCGAGGAGGGCAACGCGACCGACTGGCACCTGATCCACCTGGGCCATCTCGCGCTGTCCGGCGCCGGGCTGCTGATCGTCGAGGCGACCGCCGTCTCGGCCGTCGGGCGCATCACGTCGGGCGACCTGGGCCTGTACAGCGACGACAACGAGCGCGCGCTGGCGCGGGTGCTGGCAGCGATCCGCGCGTACTCGCCGATCGCGGTGGCGGTGCAGCTGGCCCATGCCGGCCGCAAGGGGTCCAGCCGCGCGCCGTGGGATGGCGGCCAGCAGGTCGCGCCCGATGCACCGGGCGGCTGGCTCGCCGAGGCGCCGTCGGCCGTGCCGCACGCCGAGGGCGAGCACGCGCCCGCCGCGCTCGACGACGAGGGCCTGGCGCGCGTGCGCCAACAGTTCGCCGACGCCGCCCGGCGCGCCGTGCGGATCGGGTTCGAAGGCATCGAACTGCACTTCGCCCACGGCTACCTGCTGCACCAGTTCCTCTCGCCGCTGGCAAACCAGCGCACCGACGCCTACGGCGGCAGCCTGGCCAACCGCATGCGGTTTCCGCTCGAGGTGTTCGACGCCGTGCGCGCCGCGGTGCCGGCGGACCTGCCGGTGTGGGTGCGCATCTCCGCCACCGACTGGGTGCCGGGCGGCTGGGACCTGCCGGACAGCATCGCGCTGGCGCATGAGCTGAAGGCCCGCGGCTGCGCGGCCATGCACGTCAGCAGCGGCGGCGTCTCGCCGCAGCAGAAGATCGCGCTGGGCGCGGGCTACCAGGTGCCGTTCGCCGAGCGCATCCGCGCCGAAACCGGCCTGCCCACTGTGGCCGTCGGCCTGGTCACCGAACCGGAGCAGGCCGAGGCCATCGTCGCCAGCGGCCAGGCCGATGCAGTGGCGCTGGCGCGCGCCATGCTGTACGACCCGCGCTGGCCCTGGCACGCGGCCGCCAGGCTGGGTGCGCAGGTGCAGGCGCCCAAGCCCTACTGGCGCTCGCAGCCGCGCGAACACAAGGACCTGTTCGCGGGCCTGCATTTCGGCCAGCGGTAGCGGCCGGCCGCCGGAACAAATGGCTGCAACGGCCGGGCAGGCCTCGCGCTACAAGCAGCTTCCGACCATCCACCCGGCGAGGCCCACCGATGATCACGAACCCGCAAAGCCGCACCAACATCCACGAGATCGCCGACGGCATCTACCGCATCAACACGCCGGTCGACTTCCCCGACGGGAACGGCTTCTGCTTCAACCAGTACCTGGTGCTGGACGACGAGCCGCTGCTGTTCCACACCGGCCCGCGCAAGATGTTCCCGCTGGTGCGCGAGGCCATGGCCGCCGTGATGCCGGTGGAGCGCCTGCGCTACGCGGCCCTGTCCCACTTCGAGGCCGACGAGTGCGGCGCGCTCGACCTGTGGCTGGCCGCCGCGCCCGACGCCGTGCCGGTCTGCAGCCGCATCGCGGCCATGGTGTCCGTCTCCGACATGGTCGACCGCGCCCCGCGCGCCCTGGCCGACCGCGAGCCGCTAAGCCTGGGCCGCCACACCCTGCAGTGGCTGGACACCCCGCACGTGCCGCACGGCTGGGACTGCGGCCTGATGATGGACGCGACCACCGGCACCTTCTTCTGCGGCGACCTCTTCACCCAGCCGGGGCATGGCGACGAGCCGCTCACCGAAGGCGACATCCTCGGGCCGAGCGAAGCGTTCCGGCAGCCGATGGACTACTTCGCCCATGCGCCGCAGACGGGGGCCACGTTGGCGCGGTTGGCGGAGCTGAAGCCGACCACGCTGGCTTGCATGCATGGGAGTGCGTGGCGGGGGGATGGTGGAGTGCTGCTCCGGCAATTGGCCGAAGCAATTAGTTCGAAAGGTTGAATGGTTCTCCCCCTCGTCCGCTGCTGGGCTACTGCCCAGAATGGAGCGGACGAGGAGGAAACGCCATGCCGCTCAAGAAGGCAGACGACAAGACCAAACGGCTCGCACTGCTTGAAGACCTGCAGAAGTCCACCTCTTGCTGGACTATCGGCAGAAGCAGTGGTTGCGCGAAGAACTGGGCCGCCTGCGAAAGGGTATCCAGGGCGAACGCGATTCGGCGTACTACCTGGACCAGTACTTCAAGGATTCCGAGAACCACGTCGTCCTGCACGACTTGCGATTCGTGTTCGAAGGCGACGTCGCGCAGATCGACCACCTGGTGATCAGCCGCGCCCTCGGCATCTACCTGATCGAGACCAAGAACTACGCCGGCAATGTGAGCATCAACGCGCACGGCGAATTCACCGTCGATTACGACGGCGACCGCTTCGGCGTGCCTTCCCCCATCGAGCAGAGCCACCGGCACGAACGGGTGCTGCTGCGCCTCATGGATCGCCTGGGCATCGAAGCCCGGATTGGGGGCGCTATGCAGTGCCACCACGTCGTGATGTTCAACCCGAAGTCCATCATCACGCGTCCGAAGCCGAGCGAGTTCGACACCCGCAACGTGATCAAGGCGGACCAGTTCCCGTCGTGGCGCGAGCAGTACGTGGACCGCGAGGTCGGGGGAGCCAAGATCTTCAAGGCCATCGCCAACCTGCGATCGCTCGAGACGATCAAGGAGTGGGGCGAGAAGCTGATTCGACAGCACCGGCCTGGCAATCTGCTTGATTTGCCAGAGTTCATGCAGGTGAAGAAGGTTCGGGGAAAAACCAAGCCTGACCCAAAAAGCACGGATTTCATTCAGATCCCAGTAGCCGAAACGGTCTTGCCTGCTGCAGGCAATTCCGGCGAGAACGGTTCCGGTGAAAAGAGGCTGATCTGTCTGCACTGCAACGAGAAGATCAGTTTTGCAGAGGGTCGGTTCTGCTGGAACAACGCGCCTCGATTCAAGGGAGGTCAGTATTGCCGAGAGCATCAAGCTCGTTTCTAGCGAACCAGAGAGCCGCCCCTGGTCGCAAGTCCGAATCAGCGGCGAGTGACGCGCTGGCATTCAGCCCAATCACGACTCCAGTTCATTCCAGCAGCGCACCACTCGCGTCCCGGTGGTGAACAGACTACTGATATTCAACACCTGGCGGCAGGTTGCTCGAGCCCCGCTGAGCGGGGTTGCAGATTCCAGCTCCAAGCCGGCCATCGAGATCAAAGCGGCGCCAAGCTGCATTGCACAAAAGTGCATTACGTGCTACGCTGCGGGCTGCTGGACGTTCAATAGATCGTCGCTCTTCAGGTCTTGCTTTCTCCCTCCGGCGGATTTGCACCCGCCGCGTCGTTGTCTGAATTCCTCTCGATGTTCTCTGGCGTTGTGCACCGCACGGCATGTTGCTGCGCGGCCCCTTCCTCAATGGAGACATCATGGAAAACAAACTCTACGTGGGCAACCTGCCCTACGCCTTCAGCGACAACGACATGCAGCGCACTTTCAGTGAGTTCGGGTCGGTCAACAGCGCCAAGGTCATCATGGACCGCGACAGCGGTCGGTCGAAGGGCTTCGGCTTTGTCGAGATGTCCACCGCCGCTGAAGCCAATGCCGCGGTCGAGGCGCTGCATGGCCAGGACCTGGGCGGTCGTGACATGGTCGTGAACATTGCCAAGCCGATGGAGGCGCGTCCCCCCCGCGCTGGCGGTTACGGCGGCAATCGCTACTGATCAACTGAAGCGCAGTCTCAAGGGCGTGCTTCGCACGCTCTGGTAGGTTGCAGAGAGAGTTCCTGACGGGGGTTCTCCATCCGAACGGCGAGCCGAGCGATGCAGCGTGCCTCTTGCGACCTTGGTCGCCCAGTTGGTCTGTCGAGCTGCAGCCAACCGAGTCCTTGATGCTTACGCAGGTTGATCCAAGCCTGCGGTCCTGAATGCACTAGATGGTGCATCCC
The sequence above is a segment of the Ramlibacter tataouinensis genome. Coding sequences within it:
- a CDS encoding DUF1653 domain-containing protein, whose translation is MSDLPPLPPTRTGRYRHYKGGEYEVLGAVRHSETLEPLVLYRALYGEQGLWVRPHAMFFESIEVDGARRPRFEPIATGP
- a CDS encoding 5'-3' exonuclease, with amino-acid sequence MIVDLIDGTYELFRHFYGLRRFTKGADRPFGAVAGVLNGVLQLLENRATHVGVATDHVIESFRNRLWPGYKTGEGIEPALLAQFHSLEEGLAAMGVAVWPMVELEADDALASAASIAAADERVQKVLVWTPDKDLAQCVRGDRVVQVDRRGPQIRAAGDIRAKFGVEPALIPDFLALVGDAADGYPGIAGIGAVGAARLLNRYGPIEAFPADVLGEQAEAAKLFKQLATLKSDARLFEDVEALRWSGPTQAFAAWTERIGQPKLLQRALEVQQKVADRA
- a CDS encoding spermidine synthase, yielding MAIEITEQEGLRLMRFGTPWCQGAMRIAAPDELVMAYAVRMFGWLLFHDPAALPDQHLVTLGLGAGSLTKFAHRVLGMRATAVEIDAGVIEACRTHFLLPPDGPRLRVVHADAADFVRELHGSDSVDVLQVDAYDASVDRPALDSEAFYADCRGGLREGGTVAVNLVGGALDVRGSVARLRSGLQPSAVWQFPPTMAGNVVVLAHCGKVPADDVLAARAAEIASRWGLPAPDWLAMARRTPGVVRDTG
- a CDS encoding NADH:flavin oxidoreductase/NADH oxidase translates to MSRLFEPLQLGALRLANRIVIAPMCQYSAEEGNATDWHLIHLGHLALSGAGLLIVEATAVSAVGRITSGDLGLYSDDNERALARVLAAIRAYSPIAVAVQLAHAGRKGSSRAPWDGGQQVAPDAPGGWLAEAPSAVPHAEGEHAPAALDDEGLARVRQQFADAARRAVRIGFEGIELHFAHGYLLHQFLSPLANQRTDAYGGSLANRMRFPLEVFDAVRAAVPADLPVWVRISATDWVPGGWDLPDSIALAHELKARGCAAMHVSSGGVSPQQKIALGAGYQVPFAERIRAETGLPTVAVGLVTEPEQAEAIVASGQADAVALARAMLYDPRWPWHAAARLGAQVQAPKPYWRSQPREHKDLFAGLHFGQR
- a CDS encoding pseudouridine-5'-phosphate glycosidase encodes the protein MHDLARPWLQRSASVEAAQAAGRPVVALESTIIAHGMPYPHNVQTAREVEALIRSIGAEPATIALMGGRIRIGLSDDELELLARSREVEKVSRRDLPAVLASGGLGATTVAGTMSCAALAGIEVFVTGGMGGVHRGAAESFDISADLQELARTSVAVVCAGAKSILDIGLTLEYLETHGVPVLSCEQDAFAAFYTRDSGFRADYRIDDPVQQARFLRTKWDLGLAGGVVLATPVPEAAALPREEVDAYTRQAIDEAKAQGITGKALTPFLLTRMEQLTGGRSLATNIALVKHNAEVGARLACALAQLRRAPG
- a CDS encoding MBL fold metallo-hydrolase, with product MITNPQSRTNIHEIADGIYRINTPVDFPDGNGFCFNQYLVLDDEPLLFHTGPRKMFPLVREAMAAVMPVERLRYAALSHFEADECGALDLWLAAAPDAVPVCSRIAAMVSVSDMVDRAPRALADREPLSLGRHTLQWLDTPHVPHGWDCGLMMDATTGTFFCGDLFTQPGHGDEPLTEGDILGPSEAFRQPMDYFAHAPQTGATLARLAELKPTTLACMHGSAWRGDGGVLLRQLAEAISSKG
- a CDS encoding nuclease-related domain-containing protein, which translates into the protein MLDYRQKQWLREELGRLRKGIQGERDSAYYLDQYFKDSENHVVLHDLRFVFEGDVAQIDHLVISRALGIYLIETKNYAGNVSINAHGEFTVDYDGDRFGVPSPIEQSHRHERVLLRLMDRLGIEARIGGAMQCHHVVMFNPKSIITRPKPSEFDTRNVIKADQFPSWREQYVDREVGGAKIFKAIANLRSLETIKEWGEKLIRQHRPGNLLDLPEFMQVKKVRGKTKPDPKSTDFIQIPVAETVLPAAGNSGENGSGEKRLICLHCNEKISFAEGRFCWNNAPRFKGGQYCREHQARF
- a CDS encoding DUF4136 domain-containing protein; protein product: MVPSPQRRLLLLSAAVVLAACAGTPPPATVQVFTWPLQLPAGSGYRYERLPSQAAQPSQNELEAAADALLARAGLRRDDVSPRLAVQLTARRDPGSYGYGPWDAPYGGGPTVGVGVAGGSGGVGGIGIGLGFPIGGSGARPAQRLDVQIRDLASGQVVFQSQASGSAGTSPVALLRASLRDFPNARPGTRQVPLDDAASR
- a CDS encoding alpha/beta fold hydrolase, coding for MPISPYVREAGAGPTVLCLHANASHSGQWRPLMDPLSGRFRVLAADTYGAGKSPPTPPGRPLRLADEVELIHALLASAPEGVHLVGHSYGAAIAFKAALMHPPRVLSLAVYEPTLFAMVDRDTPRPNGTEGIQQVVREGIADLERGDAEAAARAFIDFWMGEGSYERTPPERRPSIVDSCRNLPQWSHALLTEPATLDELRQVSVPVLYMVGGRSPESSRCVAERVIPVLPNVRWVDFPDLGHMAPVTHPEPVNAAIAAFLDKVAAPTA
- a CDS encoding RNA recognition motif domain-containing protein, whose protein sequence is MENKLYVGNLPYAFSDNDMQRTFSEFGSVNSAKVIMDRDSGRSKGFGFVEMSTAAEANAAVEALHGQDLGGRDMVVNIAKPMEARPPRAGGYGGNRY